A genomic stretch from Plasmodium cynomolgi strain B DNA, chromosome 8, whole genome shotgun sequence includes:
- a CDS encoding hypothetical protein (putative), translating to MSQRSLTQKKTCFSMSICDKHLGRKRSAESSREPSNSRILQSFDDIHGTLVLGLNESTENKNGNFDLGHKSVPGDNSKLEGKKGKCEKSELEKKIESSDKSNVLRVIGDINSAKLEQTIVNSEKSKLAVKPKSCKNCDLAQSCRKGNNTPSTHFTRGSRILAHYEMNYEPHVPGGSKHVPPYNNKYHEQHIGAGNSGAAYPNNYGSNFVVHRNDPGHGAPYDNQFNGVMKILSDCKETCESQFEGMEETTLITIATTEISTEKGVEINYLTMTIMQNTIQEEGEEEMNHIIVINTNIRMQEMDRISQYGEGNINQSNYDNYYDEHHYSGGSAPIYNEKYDSQYGEGNTNQSNYNAYYNEHHYSGENAPQYNSYESQYAGGNDNHPNNSGYYEASYAGEGANTTDYNDTAGLDYVQSEQSTSGYTQNYGPKQGELQNYMYGGGHNYGPQQREPQNYTYGGGHNYGPQQGEPQSNASYEVKNIEPETKLLKKEMPSVADSAKKEMPDLSAEKEVPENKKDLQPELVREENKLDDKKSNTSSIVSPNIPTLHHRGNSESRIAAEKKPMPNPRMNIHSGNTAIRKDISGGKSVQEGESAKSDSRGTHDLHSSILKKNTSDTKLNVETKTDKTEHATSGSKEKLHLSNMSIKKSPEESKQHFDSKIYKLENKTTGQRENSPMPNAGLKKKPSDGKLHLDSKTDKTDNAKTGSKEKLQVQNTGIKKNTSDTKLNADAKNDKHDSTKKGSKEKPPEITEVKKNSLDGKINSEEKTYKSESKTAGNEENSSVHSALLKKNTSHYKKHGESKEAELKHSSSDKKMDGSKSEQLESDVTGSKTVESGSDESLNNPHESTTEKKSKKKNTRLENWHIK from the exons ATGTCTCAAAGAAGCCTTACACAAAAGAAAACTTGTTTTTCTATG TCTATCTGTGATAAACACTTGGGCAGGAAAAGAAGTGCAGAGAGTTCAAGAGAACCGAGCAATAGCAGAATATTACAATCATTTGACGATATTCATGGCACACTAGTTTTGGGATTAAACGAATCtacagaaaataaaaatggaaatttcgATTTAGGGCATAAATCAGTGCCTGGTGATAATTCCAAGTTGGAAGGTAAGAAAgggaaatgtgaaaaaagtgaattagaaaaaaaaatagagagtTCCGACAAATCCAATGTACTACGCGTAATTGGTGATATTAACAGTGCGAAGTTAGAGCAAACGATTGTGAACAGTGAAAAATCTAAATTGGCAGTTAAGCCCAagagttgtaaaaattgtgattTGGCGCAAAGTTGTAGAAAAGGTAATAATACACCTAGCACACATTTTACCAGGGGAAGTAGAATCTTAGCTCACTATGAAATGAACTATGAACCACATGTTCCAGGAGGAAGTAAACATGTACCGccttataataataaatatcaTGAGCAGCATATCGGAGCAGGTAATAGTGGAGCTGCGTATCCAAATAATTATGGGTCCAACTTTGTAGTACATAGAAATGATCCAGGTCATGGAGCACCCTACGATAATCAATTTAATGGCgtgatgaaaatattatcagATTGTAAAGAGACATGTGAATCACAGTTCGAGGGa ATGGAAGAAACCACCCTCATTACAATAGCTACTACGGAAATCAGTACAGAGAAAGGGGTCGAAATCAACTACCTTACAATGACTATTATGCAGAACACCATACAagaggaaggggaggaagaaatgaacCACATTATAGTTATAAATACCAATATCAGAATGCAGGAGATGGATCGAATCAGTCAA TATGGTGAGGGGAATATAAACCAATCTAATTATGATAACTATTACGATGAACATCATTACTCAGGAGGAAGTGCACCCATTTATAATGAAAAGTATGATTCTCAGTATGGGGAAGGAAATACCAACCAATCCAATTACAATGCCTATTACAATGAACATCACTATTCAGGAGAGAATGCACCCCAATATAATAGCTACGAATCGCAGTATGCAGGTGGAAATGACAACCATCCCAATAATAGTGGCTATTACGAAGCATCGTATGCTGGTGAAGGGGCAAATACAACAGATTATAACGACACTGCTGGGTTGGACTATGTACAGTCGGAACAAAGCACATCTGGATATACTCAGAATTATGGCCCTAAACAGGGAGAGCTACAAAATTACATGTATGGTGGTGGGCATAATTATGGGCCTCAGCAGAGAGAGCCACAAAATTACACGTATGGTGGTGGGCATAATTATGGTCCTCAACAGGGAGAGCCACAAAGTAACGCTTCTTACGAGGTAAAGAACATTGAACCTGAAACGAAGTtgttgaaaaaggaaatgccAAGTGTTGCAGATTCCgctaaaaaggaaatgcCCGATTTAAGTGCAGAAAAAGAGGTgccagaaaataaaaaggatttaCAGCCAGAACTGGTacgagaagaaaataaattagatgacaaaaaaagtaacaccTCATCGATAGTATCACCTAATATTCCGACGTTACATCATAGGGGCAATTCCGAGTCAAGAATTGCTGCAGAGAAAAAACCTATGCCAAACCCTAGAATGAACATCCATTCGGGGAACACTGCAATAAGAAAAGATATATCTGGGGGTAAATCGGTTCAAGAAGGGGAAAGTGCAAAATCGGATAGTAGAGGCACTCACGATTTGCATAGttctatattaaaaaaaaatacgtctGACACTAAACTGAATGTTGAAACCAAAACGGATAAAACTGAACATGCGACAAGCGGAAGTAAGGAGAAGCTCCATTTGTCAAACAtgtcaataaaaaaaagcccaGAGGAGAGCAAACAGCATTTTGACtccaaaatatataagctagaaaataaaacgacGGGACAAAGGGAAAATTCTCCAATGCCCAATGCAgggctgaaaaaaaaaccttctGATGGTAAACTACATCTTGATTCCAAAACGGATAAAACGGACAATGCGAAAACTGGAAGTAAGGAAAAGTTGCAGGTACAAAATacaggaattaaaaaaaatacatcagACACTAAACTGAATGCTGATGCGAAAAATGATAAACACGATAgcacgaaaaagggaagcaaagAGAAACCACCTGAGATCAcagaagtgaaaaaaaattcattagaCGGTAAGATCAATTCTGAGGAAAAAACTTATAAATCAGAAAGCAAGACTGCaggaaatgaagaaaattcgTCAGTGCATAgtgcattattaaaaaagaacacatcgcattataaaaaacatgGTGAATCGAAGGAAGCAGAATTAAAACATAGTtcaagtgataaaaaaatggatgggTCTAAGAGTGAACAATTGGAAAGTGATGTAACAGGTAGTAAAACTGTGGAGAGTGGTTCAGATGAGAGTTTGAATAATCCGCATGAAAGTACGACggagaaaaaatcgaaaaaaaaaaacactcgtTTAGAGAATTGgcacataaaatga